The proteins below come from a single Pandoraea apista genomic window:
- a CDS encoding DUF1127 domain-containing protein: MFRPLSAAAQVNAPAPVVAAPVTPLGLFFRAIDQWRLHYEQTLQAEALASLDDTSLADVGYARDAFGLRHAAR, translated from the coding sequence ATGTTCCGCCCTCTGTCCGCCGCAGCTCAAGTCAACGCCCCCGCCCCGGTGGTTGCCGCGCCGGTCACGCCACTCGGCCTGTTCTTCCGCGCCATCGATCAATGGCGCCTGCACTATGAACAGACGCTGCAGGCGGAAGCCCTCGCCTCGTTGGACGACACCTCGCTCGCCGATGTCGGCTATGCCCGCGACGCCTTCGGTCTGCGTCACGCTGCACGCTGA
- the lysS gene encoding lysine--tRNA ligase, which yields MTDQNTPAQAATPAGDPPQDENKLIAERREKLQALRANGVAFPNDFRPGNHAGDLQARFENVENETLEAEPVPVSVAGRMMLKRVMGKAAFATVQDGSGQIQFFISRDDVGVDAMTAFKGWDIGDIIAATGTLFRTRTGELSVKVKELRLLAKALRPLPDKFHGLSDQETKYRQRYVDLITSPETRNTFRARAKAIASIRKHMTDADFMEVETPMLHPIPGGAAAKPFITHHNALDMQMYLRIAPELYLKRLIVGGFERVFEINRNFRNEGVSPRHNPEFTMMEFYAAYTDYRWLMDFTEALIRNAAVDARGTATIEYQGRELDLSKPFHRLTIVEAIRKYAPEFTDAQLADIDFVRGALGKYGVKVDAPQFKNAGLGALQLALFEETAESQLWEPTFIVDYPVEVSPLARASDTLPGITERFELFITGREIANGFSELNDPEDQAARFQAQVEQKDAGDEEAMYYDADYIRALEYGMPPTGGCGIGIDRLIMLLTDSPNIRDVLLFPHLRRED from the coding sequence ATGACCGATCAAAACACTCCGGCCCAAGCGGCCACTCCGGCTGGCGACCCGCCGCAGGACGAAAACAAGCTCATCGCAGAGCGTCGCGAGAAGTTGCAGGCACTGCGTGCCAACGGCGTGGCGTTCCCTAACGACTTCCGCCCCGGGAATCACGCCGGCGATCTGCAAGCGCGTTTCGAGAACGTGGAAAACGAAACGCTCGAAGCCGAACCCGTCCCGGTGTCGGTGGCTGGGCGCATGATGCTCAAGCGCGTAATGGGTAAGGCCGCGTTCGCCACAGTGCAGGACGGCAGCGGTCAGATCCAGTTCTTCATCAGCCGCGACGACGTCGGCGTTGACGCCATGACGGCCTTCAAGGGCTGGGACATCGGCGACATCATTGCCGCGACCGGCACGCTCTTCCGCACCCGCACCGGCGAACTGTCGGTCAAGGTGAAGGAACTGCGTTTGCTCGCCAAGGCGCTGCGTCCGCTGCCGGACAAGTTCCACGGCCTGTCGGATCAGGAAACGAAGTACCGCCAACGCTATGTCGATCTGATCACCTCGCCCGAAACCCGCAACACGTTCCGTGCACGCGCCAAGGCCATCGCCTCGATCCGCAAGCACATGACGGACGCCGACTTCATGGAAGTCGAAACCCCGATGCTGCACCCGATTCCGGGCGGCGCCGCGGCCAAGCCGTTCATCACGCATCACAATGCGCTCGACATGCAGATGTATCTGCGTATCGCACCGGAACTGTATTTGAAGCGCCTGATCGTCGGCGGCTTCGAGCGTGTGTTCGAGATCAATCGTAACTTCCGCAATGAAGGCGTGTCGCCGCGTCACAATCCGGAATTCACGATGATGGAGTTTTACGCGGCCTATACGGACTACCGTTGGCTGATGGACTTCACCGAAGCGCTGATCCGTAACGCCGCCGTCGACGCACGCGGCACCGCGACCATCGAATATCAAGGCCGCGAGTTGGATCTGTCCAAGCCGTTCCATCGTCTGACGATTGTGGAAGCGATCCGCAAGTACGCGCCGGAATTCACCGATGCGCAACTCGCCGACATCGACTTCGTGCGGGGTGCGCTAGGCAAGTACGGTGTGAAGGTCGATGCACCCCAGTTCAAGAACGCCGGTCTTGGCGCGTTGCAACTGGCGCTGTTCGAAGAGACGGCAGAGAGCCAACTGTGGGAGCCGACCTTCATCGTCGATTACCCGGTGGAAGTCTCGCCGCTGGCACGCGCGTCAGACACGCTGCCGGGCATCACCGAGCGCTTCGAGTTGTTCATCACGGGCCGCGAGATCGCAAACGGTTTCTCGGAACTGAACGACCCCGAAGATCAGGCCGCGCGCTTTCAGGCACAGGTCGAGCAAAAAGACGCTGGCGATGAAGAAGCCATGTACTACGACGCCGATTACATTCGTGCGCTCGAATACGGCATGCCCCCGACGGGCGGCTGCGGTATCGGCATCGACCGTCTGATCATGCTGCTTACCGACAGTCCGAACATTCGCGACGTGCTGCTCTTCCCGCACTTGCGCCGCGAAGACTGA
- a CDS encoding cupin, giving the protein MDTDEGDGALGARLPWICGKGRDALVGLYDDGMLARLPTRGGARRMIGMFDAPDDASVHADIWECHDAGDELLMVARGTLAVDYVDQAGVSRTLEIVGPRLAVVPSRCWHRVRVLVPAVLAFVTPTGRTRRAAQPFG; this is encoded by the coding sequence GTGGACACTGATGAAGGAGACGGCGCGTTGGGTGCGCGCCTGCCCTGGATCTGCGGGAAGGGCCGCGATGCGCTCGTCGGCCTCTATGACGACGGCATGCTTGCAAGGCTTCCCACCCGTGGTGGCGCCCGTCGCATGATCGGCATGTTCGATGCACCGGACGATGCGTCGGTGCACGCGGACATCTGGGAGTGCCACGACGCGGGCGACGAATTGCTGATGGTCGCGCGGGGAACGCTGGCCGTCGATTACGTGGACCAGGCGGGCGTGTCGAGAACGCTAGAGATCGTGGGGCCGCGACTAGCGGTGGTGCCATCGCGCTGCTGGCACCGAGTGCGGGTGCTGGTACCCGCCGTGCTGGCCTTCGTCACGCCGACAGGGCGAACACGTCGCGCGGCGCAACCGTTTGGGTGA
- the prfB gene encoding peptide chain release factor 2 (programmed frameshift), with amino-acid sequence MEAERLNALESLLADLRTRVGELRGIFDFDVKQARLIEVNKELEDPNIWNDSKRAQALGKEKKALDSIVTNLTELDASLSDTQELFEMSRDEGDEDSLLALESDTQGLAARVGDMEFRRMFNNPADPNNCFIDIQAGAGGTEANDWAGMLLRQYLRYCERKGFKAEVLEVSDGDVAGIKSASLKVTGDYAYGYLRTETGVHRLVRKSPFDSSGGRHTSFASLFVYPEVDDSIEIDINPADVRTDTYRASGAGGQHINKTDSAVRLTHIPTGIVVACQNDRSQHRNRAEAWDMLRSRLFEHEMRKRRAEQDKLESSKTDVGWGHQIRSYVLDQSRVKDLRTGVETGNTGKVLDGDLDDFISASLKQGV; translated from the exons ATGGAAGCCGAACGCCTTAACGCACTTGAATCCCTGCTCGCCGACCTGCGCACTCGCGTTGGCGAGCTCAGG GGTATCTTTGACTTCGATGTCAAGCAAGCTCGCCTGATTGAAGTCAACAAAGAACTCGAAGACCCCAACATCTGGAACGATTCCAAGCGTGCGCAGGCACTGGGCAAGGAAAAGAAGGCGCTCGACAGCATCGTCACCAATCTGACCGAACTCGACGCCAGCCTTTCCGATACGCAGGAACTGTTCGAAATGTCTCGCGACGAGGGCGATGAAGACTCGCTGCTGGCGCTCGAGAGCGACACGCAGGGTCTCGCCGCGCGCGTGGGCGATATGGAGTTCCGCCGGATGTTCAACAATCCGGCCGACCCGAACAACTGCTTCATCGACATCCAGGCCGGCGCCGGCGGCACCGAGGCCAACGACTGGGCCGGCATGCTGCTGCGCCAATACCTGCGCTACTGCGAACGCAAAGGCTTCAAGGCCGAAGTACTCGAAGTGTCGGACGGCGACGTCGCCGGCATCAAGAGCGCTTCGCTGAAGGTCACTGGCGACTACGCATACGGCTATCTGCGCACCGAAACCGGCGTGCATCGTCTGGTGCGCAAGTCGCCGTTCGACTCGTCGGGCGGCCGCCACACGTCGTTCGCCAGCCTGTTCGTGTACCCGGAAGTGGATGATTCGATCGAGATCGATATCAATCCGGCCGACGTGCGTACCGACACGTATCGCGCCTCCGGTGCAGGCGGACAGCACATCAACAAGACCGACTCCGCCGTGCGTTTGACGCACATCCCGACCGGCATCGTCGTGGCCTGCCAGAACGACCGTTCGCAGCACCGCAACCGCGCCGAAGCGTGGGACATGCTCCGCTCGCGCCTGTTCGAACACGAAATGCGCAAGCGCCGCGCCGAACAGGACAAGTTGGAGTCGAGCAAGACGGATGTGGGCTGGGGCCATCAGATTCGCTCGTACGTGCTCGACCAGTCTCGAGTCAAGGACCTGCGCACTGGCGTGGAAACCGGCAATACCGGCAAGGTCCTCGACGGCGATCTGGACGATTTCATCTCCGCGAGTCTCAAGCAGGGAGTGTAA
- a CDS encoding LysR family transcriptional regulator, whose amino-acid sequence MDFLQLQTFKAIVDEGSVLGAAEALHCVQSNVTARIRALEHTVGVKLFHRQGRRLQLTPSGRTLLGYADRILALSREASAALNPASEPSGDFSLGAIESSATSRLPAVLARFHAAYPKVRLNLVTDTSLNLLDEIQHGRVDAALIAGTACLEAQAQTVVVSDEVYREPIVLVAPARAGEVRQASDLSGATLLMWPLGCPYRATMEQWLAANAVTPGRILSYGSYATIVACVGAGVGYSLVPRGIYQRYRQEANIVGHAMEDLAAVPNFFVRHRGVDVHPARDAFLRVMHEYVAEAQPA is encoded by the coding sequence ATGGATTTTCTGCAACTTCAGACCTTCAAGGCCATCGTGGACGAGGGCAGCGTACTGGGCGCGGCCGAGGCGCTGCATTGCGTGCAGTCGAATGTGACGGCCCGCATCCGGGCGCTCGAGCATACGGTGGGGGTAAAGCTCTTCCATCGGCAGGGGCGGCGTTTGCAACTCACGCCCAGCGGGCGCACGCTGCTTGGCTATGCCGATCGGATTCTGGCGCTTTCGCGCGAAGCCAGCGCCGCGCTCAATCCGGCAAGCGAGCCGTCCGGCGACTTTTCGCTGGGTGCCATCGAGTCGTCGGCCACGTCGCGGTTGCCGGCGGTGCTGGCGCGGTTCCATGCGGCGTATCCGAAAGTCCGGCTCAATCTGGTGACGGACACGTCGCTCAATCTGCTCGACGAGATCCAGCACGGTCGCGTGGATGCGGCGCTGATCGCGGGGACCGCCTGCCTCGAAGCGCAGGCGCAAACGGTGGTCGTGTCCGACGAGGTCTATCGAGAGCCGATCGTACTGGTGGCGCCGGCGAGGGCGGGAGAGGTGCGCCAAGCATCGGACCTGTCGGGTGCAACACTTCTGATGTGGCCGCTGGGTTGCCCGTATCGCGCCACGATGGAGCAATGGCTGGCGGCAAATGCCGTTACGCCGGGGCGCATTCTGAGCTACGGCAGTTACGCCACCATCGTGGCGTGTGTCGGCGCTGGCGTTGGTTATTCGCTCGTGCCACGCGGCATCTATCAGCGGTACCGGCAGGAGGCGAACATCGTGGGGCACGCGATGGAAGATCTGGCGGCCGTGCCGAACTTCTTCGTCCGGCATCGGGGCGTCGACGTGCACCCCGCGCGCGACGCCTTCTTGCGCGTCATGCATGAGTACGTTGCCGAAGCGCAGCCCGCTTAG
- a CDS encoding helix-turn-helix transcriptional regulator, with the protein MVDAQPWRHVVDIEGLSLVRGVVRPQAGESVREVLAGGDIKIVFLLDGALQWGAGGTPLLSAEGGSVNVCFGAAALDIDNVYGESDTLRYCSLRLSERYLQATCGLDAHSLTRRWREAVSGGARVKGNPGNPGNRGNRGDWCESGAVLSRAMSAHEWQWATAMTSQTDDDGDASWQRLALVGQTFDALARCAAYIPDSATFPHARHAPGKARGQSAFSPAPKIAAESARERVTRRAVLAARDVLDERLQTPPSLPVLAREVGINVNKLCAGFRAQFGTTVHGYVRERRLATAFELLSARRISVSEAAWQCGYTDSHFAKVFRARFGMLPNTLARDGVSAR; encoded by the coding sequence ATGGTTGATGCTCAACCTTGGCGGCACGTCGTCGATATCGAAGGGCTGTCGCTCGTGCGGGGTGTGGTACGCCCGCAGGCGGGCGAGTCGGTGCGCGAAGTGCTCGCCGGAGGCGATATCAAGATCGTGTTTCTGCTCGACGGGGCGTTGCAGTGGGGCGCAGGTGGCACACCGCTCCTGAGCGCGGAGGGAGGGAGCGTGAACGTCTGCTTCGGTGCGGCTGCGCTCGATATCGATAACGTTTATGGCGAGTCGGACACGTTGCGCTACTGTAGTCTGCGGCTCTCGGAGCGTTACCTGCAAGCGACCTGCGGGCTGGATGCACATTCGCTGACCCGCCGGTGGCGCGAGGCGGTGAGCGGCGGGGCGCGCGTAAAGGGGAATCCGGGGAATCCAGGGAATCGGGGGAATCGGGGCGATTGGTGCGAGAGCGGCGCGGTGCTCTCGCGCGCGATGAGCGCGCACGAGTGGCAGTGGGCTACCGCAATGACTTCGCAAACGGACGACGATGGCGACGCATCGTGGCAACGCCTGGCGCTTGTGGGGCAGACATTCGATGCGTTGGCGCGATGTGCGGCCTATATCCCCGATTCGGCAACGTTTCCGCATGCCCGGCATGCCCCCGGCAAGGCGCGTGGCCAATCCGCCTTCTCTCCTGCGCCAAAGATCGCCGCCGAGTCTGCTCGCGAGCGGGTCACGCGCCGCGCAGTATTGGCGGCGCGCGATGTGCTCGACGAGCGTTTGCAGACGCCCCCATCGCTGCCCGTACTGGCGCGTGAGGTCGGCATCAACGTTAATAAACTGTGTGCCGGTTTTCGCGCGCAATTCGGCACGACGGTACACGGTTACGTGCGTGAGCGGCGTCTCGCGACCGCGTTCGAACTGCTTAGCGCACGACGTATCAGTGTGAGTGAGGCGGCGTGGCAATGCGGCTACACCGATTCGCATTTCGCGAAGGTTTTCCGTGCACGCTTCGGCATGTTGCCCAACACCCTCGCGCGCGATGGCGTTTCGGCGAGATAG
- the recJ gene encoding single-stranded-DNA-specific exonuclease RecJ — translation MTDIVTRPVDDATAEALSRDGVHPVLARLFAARGVAESAETETALARLIPPTQLKGAQDAAAFLADAIAAGKRMLVVADYDCDGATACAVAVRGLRMFGAKVEYLVPNRFEYGYGLTPEIVALAAQGKQGPPDVLITVDNGIASLDGVAAAQTLGIEVVVTDHHLPGNELPNARCIVNPNQPGCEFPSKHLAGVGVMFYVLLALRAELRARGAFDSREQPRLDTLLDLVALGTVADVVKLDANNRILVAQGLARMRAGRMHPGINALFRAAARNARQAGSFDLGFGLGPRLNAAGRLADMSLGIECLLTDDDGRAWTLAQELDAMNRERREIEAGMQQEALADLARFDPRAATTLCAFNETWHQGVIGIVAARLKEKFYRPTIVFAPGDDGQIKGSGRSIPGFHLRDALDLVTKREPGLIAKFGGHAMAAGLTIAADALPRFQAAFEAVGQAWLDEKTLSRVIETDGDIGDECFVPPFVALLDAQVWGQGFPPPVFSGEFDVLSQAILKDKHLKLQLGRGRMRFNAIWFNHADTLPSRAQFAYRLAADTFNGVSRVQMIVEHAQA, via the coding sequence ATGACCGACATCGTCACCCGCCCTGTCGACGACGCGACGGCCGAAGCCCTCTCGCGCGACGGTGTCCACCCGGTACTCGCCCGCCTGTTCGCCGCGCGCGGCGTGGCCGAGAGCGCAGAGACCGAAACAGCCCTCGCCCGTCTGATTCCCCCCACGCAACTCAAGGGGGCGCAGGACGCCGCCGCCTTCCTTGCGGACGCCATTGCCGCCGGCAAGCGCATGCTGGTGGTGGCTGATTACGATTGCGACGGCGCGACCGCGTGCGCCGTGGCCGTGCGCGGCCTGCGGATGTTTGGCGCCAAAGTCGAGTATCTGGTGCCGAACCGCTTCGAATACGGTTACGGCCTGACGCCGGAAATCGTAGCGTTGGCCGCGCAAGGCAAGCAAGGGCCGCCCGACGTGCTGATTACGGTCGATAACGGCATTGCCAGCCTCGATGGCGTGGCCGCCGCGCAGACGCTCGGCATCGAAGTCGTGGTGACGGATCACCATTTGCCGGGCAACGAATTGCCCAACGCGCGCTGCATCGTCAATCCGAACCAGCCCGGCTGCGAATTTCCGAGCAAGCATCTGGCCGGTGTCGGCGTGATGTTCTACGTGCTGCTCGCGCTTCGCGCCGAATTGCGCGCACGCGGTGCGTTCGATTCACGCGAACAACCGCGTCTCGACACGCTGCTCGATCTGGTCGCGCTGGGAACGGTTGCGGACGTCGTCAAACTCGACGCCAACAACCGCATTCTGGTGGCGCAAGGACTCGCACGGATGCGCGCCGGTCGCATGCACCCGGGCATCAACGCGCTCTTTCGTGCAGCCGCCCGCAATGCCCGGCAGGCGGGCAGCTTCGATCTGGGCTTCGGTCTGGGGCCGCGCCTGAACGCCGCCGGACGCCTCGCCGATATGTCGCTGGGCATCGAATGTCTTCTGACGGACGACGACGGCCGTGCGTGGACGCTTGCGCAAGAACTCGACGCGATGAATCGCGAACGCCGCGAAATCGAAGCGGGCATGCAGCAGGAAGCGCTGGCCGACCTGGCACGCTTCGATCCCCGGGCCGCGACCACGCTCTGCGCATTCAACGAGACGTGGCATCAAGGCGTGATCGGGATTGTGGCTGCGCGTCTGAAAGAGAAGTTCTACCGTCCGACCATCGTGTTCGCCCCTGGTGACGACGGCCAGATCAAGGGCTCCGGCCGCTCGATTCCAGGCTTCCACCTGCGCGACGCGCTCGATCTCGTCACCAAGCGCGAACCGGGTCTGATCGCCAAATTCGGCGGACACGCAATGGCAGCGGGCCTCACGATTGCCGCCGACGCCCTGCCGCGCTTTCAAGCCGCGTTTGAGGCGGTCGGACAGGCGTGGCTCGACGAGAAGACGCTCTCACGCGTGATCGAAACCGATGGCGATATCGGCGACGAGTGCTTCGTGCCGCCGTTCGTCGCATTGCTCGACGCGCAGGTGTGGGGGCAAGGCTTTCCGCCCCCGGTGTTCTCGGGCGAATTCGACGTCCTCTCGCAAGCCATCCTCAAGGACAAGCATCTGAAGCTGCAACTCGGTCGTGGACGTATGCGTTTCAATGCCATCTGGTTCAATCACGCGGACACGTTGCCAAGTCGCGCGCAGTTCGCGTATCGATTGGCGGCGGACACCTTCAACGGCGTCTCGCGCGTGCAGATGATCGTGGAACACGCTCAGGCCTGA
- a CDS encoding TonB-dependent siderophore receptor, which yields MPGVWRAVAIAAVAVVAGVAVTPALAQSASAAAVASPSSPSPDASDSSPQTAALPVTQVSGTPERDAATQGSLLGRVAPSVRDIPQTVTVVDEKLMQQQGAHSIEDVLQNVPGITVQPYVLLTTAFYSRGFKLDAFEQDGVPVLMANTAAGPQDMTPYERVEVIRGSTGLFHGTGNPGGLVNLVHKRPGKTFAASAAVTLGSWDRYREEADIGGPLNASGSLRARVAVSDDRQRMAYDVGRQHATTVYGVAEADLTSSTLLRVGVQHQRTTSTPNLAGVPFSNTGGDLHLPRSTFLGSSWDTFDWTETRVFGTLEQQLGNGWAARLSANYLDAGGDLKYGVAFGAIDPATGAGSQLTGAAYRFDNTQTGVDLQVDGPVRLFGREHHLLFGLQRLEATTQQRSAALIPSVNGKPVNIFRWDPNAVPEPATGPFSNVTPTRTVQNGAYAMGRIRLAQPLTLVLGARVSWWDQHAPSSRYQTGAKATPYGGVVFDLNDKWSLYASYADIFQPQTVLDAGNNLLKPITGASYEAGVKGQLFDGALDVSLAVFRIRQKNRAQTDPSVPCVGTTCRYIASGEVQSQGVEVQANGQITDAWNVFAGYTFNTTKYLRDATMQGQSFADFAPRHLLRLWTNYDLPFDGRRWSVGGGVDVQSETSATSNGIQLRQGGYATVNLRAGYRYNKHVSASLNLNNLFDRSYYQSLSNTSWNNHYGTPRSVMLTLRADY from the coding sequence GTGCCCGGGGTGTGGCGCGCCGTCGCCATCGCGGCGGTTGCCGTCGTCGCGGGCGTGGCTGTGACGCCAGCGCTCGCACAAAGCGCTTCTGCGGCAGCTGTCGCTTCGCCGTCATCACCTTCGCCCGACGCGTCCGATTCGTCGCCGCAAACGGCGGCGTTACCCGTCACGCAGGTCAGCGGCACGCCTGAGCGCGACGCCGCCACGCAAGGCTCGTTGCTTGGCAGAGTGGCGCCGTCGGTGCGCGACATTCCGCAGACCGTTACGGTGGTCGACGAGAAGCTCATGCAGCAACAGGGCGCGCACTCTATCGAGGACGTCCTGCAAAACGTCCCCGGTATTACTGTGCAGCCCTACGTGTTGCTCACCACGGCGTTCTACTCGCGTGGCTTCAAGCTCGATGCTTTCGAGCAAGACGGCGTTCCCGTGCTCATGGCGAACACCGCGGCCGGGCCGCAGGATATGACGCCCTACGAACGGGTCGAGGTCATTCGGGGCTCGACCGGGTTATTTCACGGCACGGGCAATCCCGGGGGGCTCGTCAACCTGGTACACAAGCGTCCGGGCAAGACGTTCGCTGCCTCCGCCGCCGTCACGCTGGGCAGTTGGGACCGCTATCGAGAGGAGGCCGACATCGGCGGCCCGCTCAACGCCAGCGGATCGTTGCGCGCTCGCGTGGCAGTGTCCGACGATCGGCAACGCATGGCCTACGATGTCGGCCGGCAGCATGCCACGACCGTCTACGGGGTGGCCGAAGCCGATCTCACGTCGTCAACGCTGCTGCGCGTGGGCGTGCAGCATCAGCGCACGACATCGACGCCAAACCTTGCCGGCGTGCCGTTCTCGAACACCGGTGGCGATTTGCACTTGCCGCGCTCGACCTTCCTCGGTTCGTCGTGGGACACCTTCGACTGGACCGAGACCCGCGTGTTCGGCACGCTCGAACAGCAACTCGGCAACGGCTGGGCGGCCAGGCTCTCGGCAAATTATCTCGATGCGGGCGGCGATCTGAAGTACGGCGTGGCGTTCGGGGCGATCGATCCTGCAACGGGGGCCGGCAGCCAGCTGACCGGCGCCGCGTATCGCTTCGACAACACGCAGACGGGGGTGGATTTGCAGGTCGACGGCCCCGTGAGGCTGTTCGGTCGCGAACACCATCTGCTCTTCGGATTGCAACGCCTCGAAGCGACTACGCAGCAGCGCAGTGCCGCGTTGATCCCGTCGGTGAACGGCAAGCCGGTCAACATCTTCCGTTGGGACCCGAATGCCGTGCCCGAGCCCGCCACCGGGCCATTTTCGAACGTGACACCCACGCGTACCGTGCAGAACGGGGCCTACGCGATGGGGCGCATACGTTTGGCGCAGCCGCTGACCCTCGTGCTCGGCGCGCGGGTGTCGTGGTGGGATCAGCACGCGCCGTCGAGCCGCTATCAAACGGGCGCGAAGGCTACGCCCTATGGCGGCGTGGTGTTCGATCTCAACGACAAGTGGTCGCTGTACGCGAGCTATGCGGACATCTTCCAGCCGCAAACCGTACTCGATGCGGGCAACAATTTGCTCAAGCCGATCACGGGGGCGAGCTACGAGGCCGGGGTCAAAGGACAGTTGTTCGACGGCGCGCTGGACGTCTCGCTCGCGGTCTTCCGCATTCGCCAGAAGAATCGGGCGCAAACCGATCCGAGCGTGCCGTGCGTGGGCACGACGTGCCGCTATATCGCGTCGGGCGAAGTGCAGAGTCAGGGCGTAGAGGTGCAGGCCAACGGCCAGATTACAGACGCCTGGAACGTGTTCGCAGGCTACACCTTCAATACCACGAAGTATCTGCGCGACGCCACGATGCAAGGTCAGTCGTTCGCGGATTTCGCGCCGCGTCACTTGCTGCGGCTGTGGACGAACTATGACCTGCCGTTCGATGGGCGGCGCTGGAGCGTGGGCGGCGGTGTCGACGTGCAGAGCGAAACATCGGCGACATCGAACGGCATACAGCTACGGCAAGGCGGCTATGCGACGGTAAATCTGCGCGCGGGCTATCGCTACAACAAGCATGTCTCGGCGTCGCTCAACCTGAACAATCTGTTCGACCGCAGCTACTACCAGAGTCTGTCGAATACGAGTTGGAACAACCACTACGGTACGCCGCGCAGTGTGATGCTGACCTTGCGCGCCGATTACTGA
- a CDS encoding Ivy family c-type lysozyme inhibitor: MAFVRTLAVWVVSALCMQRAAFAAPASTPGAPGANPETGPYLHELLKRPDFSGAYARIVAPRGVPAWVRQGGTSTPSQRVSVAGKPWLLVQSCKPHDCPSEYVHILYEPRSQAIAALFVRDPSAAANAGPRQDRTELIWLGAPDGSLKNALLHTLRFTE; encoded by the coding sequence ATGGCGTTTGTCCGCACGCTAGCCGTGTGGGTGGTGAGCGCGCTGTGTATGCAGCGCGCCGCCTTTGCCGCTCCGGCCAGCACGCCGGGCGCACCCGGTGCAAATCCCGAGACGGGACCGTACCTGCATGAACTGCTCAAGCGCCCTGACTTCTCAGGCGCTTATGCGCGCATCGTCGCGCCGCGCGGTGTGCCCGCGTGGGTGCGTCAGGGGGGTACGTCCACGCCGTCGCAACGCGTGAGCGTGGCAGGCAAGCCGTGGTTGCTGGTACAGAGCTGCAAGCCGCACGACTGCCCTAGCGAGTACGTCCACATTTTGTATGAGCCGCGCTCACAGGCGATCGCGGCACTGTTCGTGCGAGACCCGAGTGCGGCGGCCAACGCCGGGCCGCGTCAGGATCGCACTGAACTGATCTGGCTGGGCGCGCCCGACGGCTCGCTCAAGAATGCCCTGCTGCACACGCTGCGTTTTACCGAATAA